One genomic window of Cuculus canorus isolate bCucCan1 chromosome 11, bCucCan1.pri, whole genome shotgun sequence includes the following:
- the NINJ1 gene encoding ninjurin-1 — translation MDSGSESHELNGLGEHGEGGERRRTSQWFQRNGPMNINHYANKKSAAESMLDIALLMANASQLKAVMEQGPSFSFYIPLIVLISLSLTLQVMVGVLLIFLVKYDLNNPAKHGKLDFLNNLATGLVFIIVVVNIFITAFGVQKPVAESASKQ, via the exons ATGGACTCTGGCAGCGAGAGCCACGAGCTGAACGGTCTGGGGGAGCACGGCGAGGGCGGCGAGCGG CGCAGAACATCACAGTGGTTTCAAAGAAATGGACCTATGAATATCAACCACTACGCAAATAAGAAGAGTGCCGCAGAGAGCATGTTGGACATTGCCCTGCTGATGGCCAACGCATCCCAGCTGAAAGCTGTGATGGAGCAAGgaccttctttttccttctacatCCCACTTATCGTTCTCATCAGCCTGTCACTCACACTGCAAGTTATGGTGGGAGTGCTCCTCATCTTCCTTG taAAATATGACCTTAACAACCCTGCAAAACATGGAAAGCTGGATTTCCTCAACAACCTTGCAACAGGACTGGTGTTCATCATAGTAGTTGTGAATATTTTTATCACTGCCTTTGGAGTGCAGAAGCCGGTTGCCGAGTCAGCATCAAAACAGTAA